The Salegentibacter sp. Hel_I_6 region GGCTTAGCCCAAGATTATTTCTTATCGAAATATTTCAATAAGAATTCTATGCAGATGATATTCAAATACCAGGCCGTAGTATTTATTTAAATTACGATCTAATTTTCTTCAGCATATTCATTGAAAGCGTTTACGTATTCACGTAATTCAATTTCATTAACACGGTTAGTAGGATCGGCCATCAAAGAAAGTAAATAGTCCAGACTTTCCTGCCCGGTTGTCTCCTCCTGTACCGGTGCTTCTTCTCCTTCTTCTATAGGGTCATCTTCTGGAATCGCAATATTAAAAGAATCGTAAGCATCTACGTGTTCATAAGTTAACCTGATTATTTTAGCTAAAAGTGGCTGCCCTTCTTCTACGACAAGGGTCCTTAACTCTTTCAGGTCAGTTACCAGGGTATTGGTAATAATTCCGTTACGCATTAAATCGCGCTGAATCTTATTGAGTAATTTTTGGGCTTTGATATTATTCAAGAGAAAATAAGTTAATCAGGTTATACTATTTTTTGCAAATGTACTGCTTTCGTGGTTTTATAAAACATTTTAACAAAGAAATTAATGGAAATCACTACGCGCAGGCACAAGCCCCAAAGTGGTATGTCCAAACTAACTTTTGCCTAAGAGCAAAACCGTATTCAAAAATTTTATCATTTTAAATTTCTTTAAAATTAACAATATCTTAGTCCTTAAGATTTCAGCGAAATAGCATTGTTTAGTAGCTTTAACTCAATCAAAAAAATACAAATACTATGAGTTCATTAAAAGGAAAAGTTGCATTTATAACAGGTGGAAGTAAGGGTATTGGATATGGAGTAGCCCAATCACTTTTAGACCTGGGAATGAAAGTTGCCATAACAAGTAGGTCTAAAGATGCTGCCGAGAAAGCTGCAAAAAAATTAAGCGCCACCGATGCTCTAGGTTTAGAAGCAGATGTAAGAAATTACGAAAGTCAGGAAAAGGCTGTAAAAGCGGCAATTGATAAATTTGGGCAATTAGACGTGATGGTTGCCAACGCAGGGATAGGTCACTTTGGATCTATAGATGAATTATCTCCCGAGAAATGGCAGGAAACGATAGATACCAATTTAACCGGAGTTTTTTATAGCGTAAAATCCAGTTTAGCTGCTTTAGAAAAATCTAAAGGATACCTAATTACCATTTCCAGTCTTGCCGGAACAAATTTCTTTGCAGGAGGAGCTGCCTATAATGCCAGTAAATTTGGATTAACAGGTTTTACTCAGGCAGTGATGCTAGATCTTAGACAAAAAGGAATTAATGTAAGTACAATTATGCCAGGTTCTGTGGCTACGCATTTTAACGACCATACCCCAAATGAAGAAGATGCCTGGAAAATTCAGCCGGAAGATATTGGCGAATTAGTGGTAGATCTTCTAAAAATGAATAAACGTACCTTACCAAGTAAGATAGAGGTAAGACCATCAAAACCACCTCAGAAATAATTTTTTAAGAAATTAGAAATTGAGGCTGTTTTAAAAGATTTAATGTCATCAAGTTGTAATGAGATTTTTGAAATTGGATAAAAAGTTTTAGATCTCGTCATCCTGAATTTATTTCAGGATCTAACATGTTAGAAGCTGAAACAAGTTCAGCTTGACTAATTTTTACTTTTTGTACGACCTGGACAGATTAAGAAACTTTTTAAACAGCCTCTTTTTTTAGCGCTCTATTTATCGTAATATTGCAATAAACAATTATAGAAAAATGGGTCTTACAAAATCTGAAATATTTTCTCCTTCGCAAAATGAACTAGCGGGAATCGCTAAAGTCCTGGGGCATCCTGCAAGAATAGCTATTCTTCAGGAAATTATAAAATCAAAATCCTGCATTTGCGGCGACCTGGTGCAGGAAGTTGGTCTCGCACAACCCACCATTTCTCAACATTTAAAAGAACTAAAAAATATCGGTTTAATAAAAGGAGATATAGAGGGTACCAGAGTTTGCTATTGCATAAATGCCGAAAAATGGAAACAGGTTAAAGAACTTTTTACCACTTTTTTAGATTCTAATATCCCTCAAAAGGATCAATGTTGCTAACCAATTAATTTTCAGAATAAATATTTTCCGTGATGTCTCTAAAAAAGATGAATTTTCTCGATAAATACCTTACGCTTTGGATTTTCCTGGCAATGTTTATAGGAGTTGCAATAGGTTATTATTTTCCGCAAAGCTCTGGAATTATTGATTCTTACAGCATAGG contains the following coding sequences:
- a CDS encoding SDR family oxidoreductase; amino-acid sequence: MSSLKGKVAFITGGSKGIGYGVAQSLLDLGMKVAITSRSKDAAEKAAKKLSATDALGLEADVRNYESQEKAVKAAIDKFGQLDVMVANAGIGHFGSIDELSPEKWQETIDTNLTGVFYSVKSSLAALEKSKGYLITISSLAGTNFFAGGAAYNASKFGLTGFTQAVMLDLRQKGINVSTIMPGSVATHFNDHTPNEEDAWKIQPEDIGELVVDLLKMNKRTLPSKIEVRPSKPPQK
- a CDS encoding helix-turn-helix transcriptional regulator — its product is MGLTKSEIFSPSQNELAGIAKVLGHPARIAILQEIIKSKSCICGDLVQEVGLAQPTISQHLKELKNIGLIKGDIEGTRVCYCINAEKWKQVKELFTTFLDSNIPQKDQCC